DNA from bacterium:
AGGTCGGCCCCTACGTCATCACAAACAGCGGTGTTGCCGGCTTGAGGGCCGCCCCGTACTGACCCACCGTCACCCGGCGGTCGGGGGCCGGTTCGCGCGGCTTTTTTTCTCGGTGACGAGGACCGCCGCGCTCCAGACGAGCCCGCCCAGGGCCATAATCTGGGGCGCGCACAGACCCAGGATTAAACCCGGGTCGTCCGCCCGCAGGAAGCCGAGGCCGAACCAGACGACGGCCAGGGCGGCGACCAGGACGGCGCTTAACGGGCGTGGCGCCAGGCGTTTTTTTAGAAAAATCCCCCCGAGGCCGATCAAAAGGCACGCCAGGGCGAAGTAGACCTGGACCGGGTGGATGGTGTAGGCGGTGGAAATCCTCGGATCGAAGGCGGCCGCGGGGCCGAACGCGAGCAGCGGGACGAAGATGCTGTACTGACCGGGCCCGAGCGCCCAGGGGACGTCGCCCGCCGCGCCCCAGGCCGAGCCGTCCAACATCGCCCCGATCCAAACGGGAGCCATGGCGAAGGCGGCGGTGAGCACCCCCGCGGCCACGCGCGGCCACGGC
Protein-coding regions in this window:
- a CDS encoding prolipoprotein diacylglyceryl transferase produces the protein MFKWIPLFGGVVLMRTLFAVLLLAGLLGWLLYRKFSDGPWRRATADYLMALLIGLAAARVVEYLVFLPSYLGQGHLVRSWTYLGGCFWPGLAAGLATLWLLAKKRGDAPWPRVAAGVLTAAFAMAPVWIGAMLDGSAWGAAGDVPWALGPGQYSIFVPLLAFGPAAAFDPRISTAYTIHPVQVYFALACLLIGLGGIFLKKRLAPRPLSAVLVAALAVVWFGLGFLRADDPGLILGLCAPQIMALGGLVWSAAVLVTEKKSRANRPPTAG